One Pieris napi chromosome 24, ilPieNapi1.2, whole genome shotgun sequence DNA window includes the following coding sequences:
- the LOC125061884 gene encoding protein YIPF2: MAAMSNVNTGELLDFQDYSPEHNRSARIDVEAVHTNQYNNSNTSYDYVEPKPVVEDDPPPKSGNHNFWTIEYYQKYFDVHTDEVVERIISSVLPQKVSRNYFDERIKGKPDLYGPIWVSVTLIFTIAVSGNIASYLQNANKAIHWKYDFHLMSYAATAISCYVWLVPLALWAALKWTITPDVDQIETQASASPTMMSLFCLYGYSLSIYIPVAILWTIQVSWLQWLLVLLGAFVSGAVLIFWLLPALRKSKYFIILVGCILALHFLLAAGFMLYFFHVPETEPEVIIATTIKP; the protein is encoded by the exons ATGGCCGCGATGTCGAACGTAAACACAGGCGAGCTATTAGATTTTCAAGATTACTCGCCTGAACATAATCGCAGCGCTAGAATCGACGTGGAAGCTGTACACACAAATCAGTATAATAATTCCAACACCAGCTACGATTATGTGGAACCCAAACCTGTAGTGGAAGATGATCCACCTCCAAAGAGTG GAAACCATAACTTCTGGACCATAGAATACTATCAGAAATATTTTGATGTACATACAGATGAAGTAGTGGAGAGAATTATATCATCGGTATTGCCTCAAAAGGTGTCACGTAACTACTTTGATGAGAGAATCAAAGGTAAACCTGACCTGTATGGTCCTATCTGGGTTTCGGTGACATTG atTTTTACAATAGCAGTCAGTGGAAACATTGCCAGTTATCTGCAAAATGCAAACAAGGCAATACATTGGAAATATGATTTTCACCTTATGTCTTATGCGGCAACTGCAATATCATGCTACGTGTGGTTAGTCCCTTTGGCTTTATGGGCCGCCCTTAAGTGGACTATAACTCCTGATGTAGACCAAATTGAGACTCAA GCGTCAGCATCACCGACTATGATGTCACTATTCTGCCTCTACGGTTATTCCTTGTCAATATACATTCCTGTGGCAATTTTGTGGACAATTCAAGTATCCTGGCTACAATGGCTCCTGGTTCTTCTGGGCGCTTTTGTTTCTGGAGCTGTTTTGATTTTCTGGCTTTTACCAGCATTGaggaaatcaaaatattttatcattttagtGGGATGTATTTTAGCATTGCATTTCTTGCTTGCTGCCGGTTTCATGTTGTATTTCTTCCATGTACCGGAAACAGAACCAGAAGTGATTATTGCGACTACTATTAAACCATag